A region from the Poecilia reticulata strain Guanapo linkage group LG12, Guppy_female_1.0+MT, whole genome shotgun sequence genome encodes:
- the LOC103473621 gene encoding protein AMBP-like has product MQRVVFLVPLLVVGSTWTHQMDPVIENSPVRPMENFDFEQFIGRWYEMAVLSTCPHYMQRKKRNPVIVALDLKHVPTQHNFTMTSSTFKNGTCVETLTVYSLTSTPGRFFHHVARFGADVDSFVIRTNYDEYALMLQLSTEQPSGNKTTTVKLYGRTTSVSRPVLDQFNALIRHHEMSEDAAIMNQHKGDCFSGKQLMEKTANHQAFAPQISRQNITTEEKQNDV; this is encoded by the exons ATGCAAAGAGTTGTGTTTCTGGTGCCTCTACTGGTTGTTGGATCGACATGGACCCACCAGATGGACCCAGTGATAGAAAATAGTCCAGTAAGACCAATGGAGAACTTTGATTTTGAGCAG tttataGGACGATGGTATGAAATGGCTGTGCTGTCTACTTGTCCTCACTACATGCAGCGCAAGAAGAGAAACCCTGTCATTGTGGCGCTAGACCTGAAACATGTTCCTACTCAGCATAACTTTACAATGACTTCCTCCACCTTCAA GAATGGCACATGTGTGGAGACTTTGACAGTTTATAGCTTGACCAGCACTCCAGGGCGATTCTTTCACCATGTTGCAA GATTTGGAGCCGATGTGGATTCGTTCGTGATTCGCACAAACTATGATGAGTACGCTCTGATGCTGCAGCTGAGCACAGAGCAACCATCGGGAAATAAAACCACCACAGTTAAGCTTTATG GTCGAACTACGAGTGTTAGTCGTCCTGTTCTTGATCAATTTAATGCACTCATCAGACATCATGAAATGAGTGAAGATGCTGCTATCATGAACCAACACAAAG GTGACTGTTTTTCAGGTAAACAATTGATGGAGAAAACTGCTAACCACCAG gcttTTGCTCCTCAGATCTCCAGACAGAATATTACAACAGAGGAAAAGCAAAATGATGTCTGA
- the nrarpa gene encoding notch-regulated ankyrin repeat-containing protein A, which produces MSQADVSTCSAPQRVFQEAVKKGNTKELHSLLQNMTNCEFNVNSFGPEGQTALHQSVIDGNLELVKLLVKFGADIRLANREGWSALHIAAFGGHQDIVLYLITKAKYSSGAR; this is translated from the coding sequence ATGAGCCAGGCGGATGTGTCGACTTGCTCCGCGCCGCAAAGGGTCTTCCAGGAGGCAGTGAAGAAGGGGAACACCAAGGAGCTGCACTCGCTGCTGCAGAACATGACAAACTGCGAGTTCAACGTCAACTCCTTCGGGCCGGAGGGACAGACAGCGCTCCACCAGTCCGTCATCGACGGCAACCTGGAGCTGGTGAAGCTGCTGGTGAAGTTCGGCGCAGACATCCGACTGGCTAACAGGGAAGGGTGGAGCGCTTTACATATTGCCGCCTTCGGGGGCCACCAGGACATTGTGCTATACCTCATCACCAAGGCCAAGTATTCCTCTGGGGCCCGGTGA
- the LOC103473620 gene encoding protein AMBP: MQKSVALVSLLLLGWIGALQGLPVLPDPLYSTQENFDLSKFLGTWHDVAKASTSPYMQRYSGERAIGKLVLQKSSTDEKLKMTRTVLRRGTCQERTGDYELTSTPGRFFYHVAKWGADVDAYVVHTNYNEYAIMIMSKQKSTGDKSISLKLYSRTKTVRPTILEDFKTLAREQGMGDGAIYIRKDKGDCVPGEKVTEPTSQPEPQPEPEPKRVRRNIVSSLTLDDTEGSGFETPLFNGTMACNAAPDTGPCFGLLYRYFYNSSSMSCELFQYGGCVGNQNNFVTERECLQRCRTEAVCRLPMAAQPCTGQPAVWVFDPSTGLCVAYKQGFCQPNANKFYTKSECEEYCGVVKDDGLLMSN, translated from the exons ATGCAAAAATCCGTGGCTTTGGTTTCTTTGCTGTTGTTGGGATGGATAGGGGCCCTCCAGGGACTCCCTGTCCTCCCAGATCCTCTTTACAGCACACAGGAGAACTTTGATCTGAGCAAG TTTTTGGGAACATGGCACGATGTTGCAAAGGCGAGTACATCTCCCTACATGCAGCGCTACAGCGGAGAACGAGCCATCGGCAAACTGGTGCTGCAGAAAAGCAGTACGGATGAAAAGCTCAAAATGACCCGAACTGTGCTCAG ACGGGGAACATGTCAAGAGAGAACTGGGGATTATGAGTTGACCTCCACACCAGGACGATTTTTCTACCATGTTGCAA AGTGGGGAGCCGATGTGGATGCTTATGTCGTCCATACCAACTACAACGAGTACGCCATTATGATTATGAGCAAGCAGAAATCAACAGGAGACAAGAGCATCTCACTCAAGCTTTACA GTCGGACAAAGACTGTGAGACCAACGATCCTGGAGGACTTTAAAACTCTGGCCAGAGAGCAAGGAATGGGTGACGGCGCCATTTACATTAGAAAGGACAAAG GCGACTGTGTTCCTGGGGAGAAGGTGACCGAGCCGACAAGTCAGCCTGAGCCTCAGCCTGAGCCTGAGCCTAAG CGGGTGAGGAGAAATATTGTGTCTTCTTTGACCCTTGACGACACAGAGGGCTCTGGTTTCGAAACGCCACTGTTCAATGGAACCA TGGCATGTAACGCCGCTCCGGACACTGGACCGTGTTTCGGGTTGCTTTATCGCTACTTCTACAACTCTTCCTCAATGAGCTGCGAGCTCTTCCAGTACGGCGGCTGTGTAGGCAATCAGAACAACTTTGTGACAGAGAGAGAATGTCTGCAGAGATGCCGCACAGAGG CTGTGTGCCGTCTTCCCATGGCTGCCCAGCCCTGCACGGGTCAACCAGCTGTCTGGGTCTTCGACCCGTCCACTGGACTGTGCGTGGCCTACAAACAGGGCTTCTGTCAGCCCAATGCTAACAAGTTCTACACCAAGTCAGAGTGTGAAGAGTACTGCGGGGTGGTGAAAGACG ACGGCCTGCTGATGTCAAACTGA
- the ptgdsa gene encoding neutrophil gelatinase-associated lipocalin produces MKTAMLSVAMVMMCVTMAHSVKPLKDFNLEKFAGKWYRVGLAYDSPGFIPLRDKVKISMGVITMMPGGNVNLTMWEALSVACIPKFYQYNKTSVPGHFIYFSTRHNMVKDVTVVDTNYSEYAVVLKYENFNREYTQVALYGRSPRTKVQVLQKFKAFALSRGFPRASILTPPPAENCPASGSG; encoded by the exons ATGAAGACTGCCATGCtctctgttgccatggtgatgatGTGTGTGACGATGGCGCACTCAGTGAAGCCACTAAAGGATTTCAACTTGGAAAAG TTTGCAGGTAAATGGTACAGAGTGGGGCTCGCCTATGACTCTCCAGGCTTTATCCCTTTAAGAGACAAAGTGAAGATCTCCATGGGCGTCATCACAATGATGCCCGGCGGCAACGTCAACCTCACAATGTGGGAAGCTCT ATCTGTGGCCTGCATTCCTAAATTTTACCAGTATAACAAGACAAGCGTGCCTGGACACTTCATCTACTTCAGCACCC gCCATAACATGGTGAAGGACGTCACTGTTGTGGACACAAACTACTCTGAATATGCCGTGGTTCTCAAATACGAGAATTTTAACAGAGAATACACACAGGTGGCGCTTTACG GTCGCTCACCGAGAACCAAAGTACAAGTCCTGCAGAAGTTTAAGGCCTTTGCTTTGTCCCGTGGTTTCCCCAGAGCATCTATTCTGACCCCTCCTCCAGCAG AGAACTGTCCAGCGTCAGGATCTGGATAA